The Amphiprion ocellaris isolate individual 3 ecotype Okinawa chromosome 12, ASM2253959v1, whole genome shotgun sequence region GCCTGGTGGGAGTCTTCAGACTGCAGCCGTCGGGACTTCATCTCTCGGTCAGACTCGAACGTCCTCGAGGGAGAAGAAGCCCGCCGCCAAACCCCGCGGTTCCACCTCGGCCTCCAACGCCAATGAAAGCACCAAACGGCCACCTCGTGGACCCGACGGGGGCCACTACATGGCCTGAGCGGGCCACCGTAGCACCTTTGGAGAGTTACTGTGCATCCACACTGCCAGCAGCCTCTGTCCAAGGTCCTGATTACTGACTGTAGCACCCAGATCAGCTCTACACTGAGGTTTATTGTGTAGTTGGGATAGGGCCTTAAACCGTCTAAGGCTGGTCATGTAGGTTCATCAGCAAACCTTTTTAAAGTAACTCATCATCCATCAAattgtgtcctgttttaagGGGTTATCTCTTTAAAAGTTCATATTCAAACCTGAATTTGTCGGATCAAACACTCAGAGATCAAGAAATTAGGTTTCTATTTATCTTTAATCAGTGTCCCTCAATTCATTGCACACTGGACTCTACAGTGATACTATAATGAGTAGAGGCCTCAGAGCTTATGATATGAGGACTTTCTCTATTTTAGTCCCATTGACACTCCTAAAAACAGCATTGTTGGCACAGCTGCTGTTTGGTCTATGTGGTTAAGTTTGTTTGTCACCAGATTGAACTCTAGAGAAAACATCCTCAGCAAATGAGTCAATTTCTCTCCCACATTCTGAATTAGACCTGAGCAGTCTTTCCATTTCCGTTGTGCATTGCATTGTGGGATATTACTGTGCTTTAGCATCACAActcaaattcactttttttgtaaGCATTCTTTCTGCACAATGTTGTATGTAGTCAGTTTCAAAATCTGAGATGACATTTGTAAAATGTCATCCAGTTCTTTTGTACATTCTCACAGCTTCCCTCTAGAGCTGAGCCCTAAAAAGTGTCCTAGAGGTTGGTTGTAATGATTGGTAGGACTCATACTGGTCGTAACATGCAGTTAGTTTCTGGAGAGATCGGCTGCTGGTGCTGTGGATGCACTGAAACTGTCCAGAACAAAAGCTCTCATTTGTATCCAGTGATTCAGTCAGTAAGAACAAATGCATTTTGAGTCTGTAGGACTGCTTCCACGTCGCACAAGCTGAACAAAATTTAGTCAAAGCTGCAAAAAGAAGCGGCTGCTCGCACCACAGTAGTACTTGGATGatgtacaaaaatatattgATAGCCTTCGTGCTTTGATAATCTGTTGTTGCGTTGCATTTGAACAGATGATAGATTGTGTGTTTTGAGAagtttgtctcagtttttctgtctgtgtttatgaAGAGAGAGTCGTAGCTTTGTGCCCATCAGAAGGTCTGCGCTGCCTCGGCCTTACAGGCAGCAAACGGCAGTCTGAACTCGTCTGTAAAAGTTAAAAAGATATACTGTTCTATTTTATTGAATGTTTCTGAGCTCTGTTGCCTGTCCTGTGACCGTCAGGctcttttatttttgccatcTCGCTGTGATTGTGCGTTAACTGTGAAGCTGCTTCAGGTTTGTTGTAGCTGAATGTTGCGAGTGCTGAATGTTGGAGAGTTTTCTGTGAAATTTCAGTTGATCTCAAGCAAATCAGCATAActtaaaaccaaacaaatgaTCTAATCCGAGAGACATCACCTTTATAGCCGCGATGAATGACTCCCAAGAAACTCGACAATCTGCTCTCTGACTGCTGAAGTAGTGAAACAAGTCAGTTTTGTTTGATGCATTGCTCTCCCAGTTGTCTTTTAAGCTTGATTAGTCAATAGTTAATAACCCAAAACCTGAAGCGCACAGCTGTGGTTTAATTTTAAGAGACGGAAACAGAAACTAaattcacaaaagaaaaagaaactgccGATGTTCTTTGGGAATCACGACTCAGTGTCTTTAATTTATGAGATGAAGATTCTCTGATTATGAgataaatatttcatcattttctccTAGTTATGAAATGAGGATCCTGCAAGAGTGAGCTGCAGAAGTCAGAGCTATTTTAAGAAATGTCTACAGTTTTATTGTCGTACAAATGTAACAAAGCTGCAGTTGTTTTCAAGCACAACAACCATCCATTGTACAGAGACATAGTGACAACTGACCAACAGAGTTGACCTCAATTTCTTTGAATTAGAGTGATTTACTGGACAAACTAAGTAGGTCTCCCTATGGTTGGTACAGAAGACAGAAATAAGGCTGTtataaaacatcaaatgagTCCTTTACACTCCTATTTTTGTCTCACTGAAGTTTCTGCAAACTTTAGAAGTTTCTTTatgattttacatatttacacacTGTATAGTTGTGACTGTCACCCACAAGTCGGTATTTTAGTGCCTAAAACCTGACTTCTATCAAAAGGTGATGCAGTATTTATTGTTGGCGCCATTAAAACGGACTGTGTGAAACGCTAGGAGTTTATAGTATTAGTCATGTACAGTTAGATTACTTTCCAAAGCCAACAACATGATCTAGATTGTTTTTGACCTTTGAATTTCTTGTAAAAACCTTCCTCTATGAACCTCCTTTAAGTTTACATCAGTTTTAGAAAAGTGCTATATGAAGAAAGTATTTAGACTTCTAAGTTGTTGGACCACCACCTATTCAGAGAGAGGTGGAAGATGAAGTGAAGTACCTGTGtagcgtgtatgtgtgtgtctgtgtgctgctgACTGTGCTGTTGTCGCTGTGTGTTGAGctgaagtttgtgtttttcttgctttgtgtgtgttaaagcaGCCGAGACCTCTGTGCGGAGAGCGCTGCAGAGGTAGAAGTAGGAACAGGAGCTGACTCGCAGACAGAGATCGGATTAACCTtgcttagcacaaacactggaagcAGGAGGAAACTTTTAGCATAGCTCCatctgaagagaaaaacaatgaCCTTCCAACTGCTCTGAGTCTGTCTGATTCACATGTATGTTGTTTATAAATTGGTGCATATCATAACTGATTTTCTTTATCTAAACAAAACTCAGCGTGCAACTTCCTGTGGAAATTTGCTATTTTAAGTCTTCATCATTGAAGAGATTTGCACCCTCTACAATCACAAATGGTGTCAAAATCTCGCTTCCTAAATGACTGTCATGTGCAAATTACAGTTGTGCAGTTTTCTTCCATACTTAGGCATCAATCACAAATATGCCATTTCTTTTGATGGGCTGAAATCTGCCCCTGGTTCAGTTCTGCTCAGACACTTGTGTTGCATGTTGCATTCACTTTCTTGTCTCTGTTTACAGTCTGTTTCCAATAGCCACGTCAAGAAAGGAATCACAAAACAGCCTCTTTTTGACAGTCCAAAATGCAGGTGAATATCAGAGGACCCATGATCAAACCCCGTGGAAGTCCGCAGGTGAAATACTGATTTACATGTCATCTTGTTAAGCTATCTGCTACTGTTTTACCTTTCATGTTGCATggtgttcagtaaacaccaCACAACATGTAGACCAGACAGACTGGGAGTTGCTGAAAGGTTGCTTCTTTTCTACCTTGTGGgagctgaaataaaaatttCTCCATGCCTTCAGTCTAAGTTCAGCTAACTGCATCCTGGACATCAGAGATCAGTTTGGAAAAGACAGACTGCGGGCAGATTTAATTAAACTGTTGCTGTAAAGTGTTTGGTTGGAGAGACAGGATGTGTTAGAGTTTTCTTTCGTAAAGTGCATGTTTCCTGTAGCTTGAGGCAGGTGAGAGTTTGAGGCTAGTTCACCAAATGTGCACtttttcatttaacaaacaCCTTGTGAAAACAGGTGGAGCTGAGACTCTTATGGCTTCTATTTGTTTGTCATGATGTTTTCGTGCTCTGCAGCCATTCAGAATGTATTGATTTATCACCTGCCCACAACACAAACCTGATTGGCCATTGCTGTGATGATgtaactgctgctgctacagGTGATTGGTCATTTGGGCtagctgcattttgtgtttttgttacagtGCATGCAACTCTGAACCAAACAAGCTGTAGAAACAGGCTGAATAGATGAAGCAAACCAAACATTTACTCTGTAAGTGTACTGTTATTAGAACTCTTTTTTATGCATTTGATCATATGAAGGTCAGTCGACCGCCGTGTTTCTAATGGAATTAACCTTCCTGATTATTTATTAAGTTGAAATGATTTACAGATATCTGAACTCTCATGTGGTCATTATCATCAGGATTTCTTTGTATCATCATGTCATTTGTAATAAACAGATTTCATGCATTCTGCTGTTgaaatttgactttttgacCTATTTGACCTGTTGTATTTAATAAGAAGCATCTTCAGTTCAGTcaagtttgtctttgtcagtcaTGTTATCTGACATGAAGAAATACATTTGTGCAAGAAAGTCACCTGCAATTTACTGAGAAATAGACAAGATACAGGAACAAACCAGCTGAGATGAAATGGCAGGCAACAGTCGACCTTTATGATGTAACAAATATCAATTTTAATGTAACTTTCAGTCGAATATCTTCATGTTGCTGTAAGAAATAGGTCAGTTGTGGATTAATGATGATAGTCAACCATCTGCATCCTCAGAAGAAATTATCACTGATGCTCTCCAACcatttcacttaaaaaaaaaaaaaaaacataagcacAGACATTTCACAGGATTTTACTGCATCATCATTGTGTTGCATCACTGAACAGTAGAAGCTTCTTCATAGATGAAAACTTCTTCCATCATACAGACTACAGCAGAGGTGAGTACAGCCCTCTGCAATATCACTTGAAtgccaaatgattcaaaattgtttCATCTTACAGTAATCACATTACTTCTAAGTTGCTTGTAAGTTCTATTGAATTCACGTCATTCAACAAACCAGGActaatttttcacttttctctttttgagAAACTATTGTGTGGTTTTGGTTGTGTGGTTTGGATCGTTATCACGCTAGAATATTCCTCTCCtttcaagcttctgcagactgggagtcaccttgtcagtcagtattttggtttatccaaaGGCATTCATGGTGTCATCTATGAATGTTGTCTTTCAGCATCTTCTGCTTTTCTGCAGCCTCATAGCATCACACTCACACGTTTGTGCTTCACTCTCacgactatgcattcactgtggtagttctGACCAGGTTCATGCTAGGTATCAAGTATATCTTGGTTTCATCTGACCAGAGAATGTACTCCTAATATTCATGCAAACTTCTCTTCATTCATTTTAGCACAATTTAGTCCCGAAGAGCAAGCTAGGTATTTTTTTCTTGGATGCTGTCAAAAGTGGTTTACAATATGTAAtatccttcacactgtctgagctgttcCATAATTTCTAGCAAATTTTCACTGATAACCCTGTGCCAAGTGCCAAGTGAAGCAGTTGCCTGTCTGTTTCTCACAGCTACATTGTGAAAATAGCAGCGCTCTGTCTATGGCATCATTTTTGTAGATagtcactgcagctctgattagtggtactacgGCTTATTCTATGCATATcttctgattactgctgcagctgtgtccTGGCTGACTTGTAGTTGGTCCCTGATCTTTCCTTGTCCGTTTCCAGCTTTGTGAATTCAtacaatcacattttttaatttctgcgacatttttttttttttttttttaacatgatgcCATGGTGCAAACTTGCAGATAGACACATACGTACAAAACTAAaggagttctggtgttcacggGTCATTTTATAATGATGCTTGTGCAGGTAAAGTAATTACAAAACACAGGTGTACTAAGGTTTGTTAGATAATTAAAAGTTAGGGACCTGTATTTTCAGTATAGCCTTCCTAaaaaatcttgtcaaaaatTTGTCTGCTTGGAAATTATACAATTATTGAGAAGTGATGCCATTAGGAATCCTTTAACACTGAAGTGACTGTGCATAGGGATGTTCCTCACTTCGACTGTATCCTGTATAGAAAAAAGCAGAATAGTCCttatcaaacagcagcagggagCTGGGCTGTATGGGGATCAatttactgtatataaagtCACATGATGTTCAAACAGCTGACCGACTTAAGAGTTCACATTTTATTGACAGAAAACACGACAACTATTGTATAACGGCGGTTGTAGTTAGACCTAATGAATaacattttcatgaaaaaagaaaaatcaaggaTATATTCACAAACTCTTCCTCTAAAGGTATAAATAGAAGTCCTCTGATTGTTGCCTGGACATATTGACAGATCTGAAGTGATCAACCTCCAGTCGGCACTGATGGACAGACTTCATGAAGAGATtgttagctgctgctgttttggctGTGAACATTATAATTCTGCCaaaattctaaatttaaaaaacagtctgtatttatttaaatcaatCACAATCATCTTGGGTGGCACTAAACCCAGGAGACAGTGACGGTTCCCCTGAAAAGTAATATCAGGAATGAATGTTTTGAAGAAGGTCACCAGCCTGGGCCTTGGATTTTTCTgtgtggaatttgcatgttctccctgtgcatgcgtgggtttttacagggttctccggcttcctcccacagtccaaaaacatgctgaggttaattggtgattctaagttGTCCATAAGTGTGAaggtgagtgtgattgtttgtctctatatgtagccctgtgacagactggtgacctgtccaggatgtccccccacgaccctaatgaggattaagcattgTATAGAtaagggatggatggatcatTGCTTTgatgaaacatttgcatgcaaggCAGCGTGCACTGAAATTAATTTACATCCAATGAATTTAACTAGTTTTGGAGTGACAGTAGATGTCTTGTGGTATGAAGTCTGCTGGAGGGCTGGACGTCAGGTGGACATCTGGTTAACTGTCTAACTTCTGTCAAAGAAGAGGATAACATGCAGGACTGTGGATAAAACTCCTCCAGATTTGTTTAAAGTCTGCTGTTATTTATACTTCAATCAGTCTTGTAAACACCCATGAAAAGATTCATCCTGGTAAATCTAGTGGCTGACAGTGTACAATCATTACGCAGATGACACAAGTCTCTTTAATTCTAAAACAAATAGGAATATCACTGATGTTTTAAAGTGTGATAAATTGAATAATGCTTACAAATACTTTGAAGGACATGCATGTGTGGTTCTCAAGCTTTGATATCTACTGAACCTATAAATGTTCAGAAACACCTCATAGATATAAGGTTTCCTTTTTGAAAAGGCTCGGGAATGTCTGAAACAGCTGCTTACTGTAGTTTTTACCAAATATTACTCAAAACAGAGGAAATATCTTGGTAGTACATGTTGGGAGACTGTTTTAAGCAGTGGATTATTTGGtgagtcaaaaaaaaatctcagaacTCTGTCTTCTAGTTTATATGACGTTTGTTTCTAagtgtattttaattttagtgtGTGCAGACTGTGCCTTTAAAAGCTCAGAAGAGATTATTTGAACCACTGTCCATCAGGGGGCAGCATGATTCTGTTAGCAGGTAAACAAAGCAGAGCTGCACAGGTAAATTAGGTGAATAAAGAGCAACAGGTGGACAGATAAGCATTCAGATATGAGCCTGGtgatatttaaataaagtcaTTCAGTTTACACAGCACGGCTCTGAGATGAAGCTACATTACACAGCTTTTATTGTTCTAGCTATAAACTCCATTTACTTCACATTCCTGCTCAGTGTTTCCACCATCACTCACTCATGACATTCTTATTTGCAGGGAGTTCTTGAATGCAGGGTCACTGAATTACTTTATTTAATCCTGAAATGAATTACTTTAATTTAATAACGTTCTGACAGATCTTTCCTCAAATATGTCTGCAAAATAGTCCAACATGCCAGTTTGTCATGGACAGAAGGATAAATTGCTCTCAGATTCGTCACTATTATTGAACAGACAGCATTTAAAAATTATTGGGCAAATCTGTTTACCTTCCACGCCTCCTCCAGGTCTGAGCTCCAGTGCTCCTTCAGGACCGGCTGGACAGCTTGAATAAACTCTGCTCTCACGAAATGGACAGAAAGAGACCAGGTTTGTTTGATAAGCAGCTCCACAGGGGCAGGGTGAAATCAAACAGATAAGAAGACAGAAGTTTAGTGTTTCCAGAGTGATGCCTATGGTGTGAGAAGATACGGCACATTATCAGAGGTTAAGCTGCTCTTCAATGGTTAGCATTTAATGAACTGTTTGTACGTCTATCCCCAACATCAGATGCCCTGCAGTGCTCCTGTACACAGACTCTacaatgtgtgtttctgtttttgtgagcATTTTGAGATACAGACTGGCTTGGTAGTATTTTGGTAGGACGTTGTATTGGTAGTGCTTCTTGCCCAGATCCAAAATCAGCTCAAAAAGAAGCTCATCCTGGTCGATCCTTGCGACAGTCTTCTCGATGAAAGACATAATGCTGCAGAAAGAACAGACCAACAGTCAGCAGGAGAAGCTGCTGTGACTGGAAGTGATGGATCATTGTCTAAATTCGTACCTACAAACTGTTTTAGAGGTACAAATTCAGGTTACTCATAAAGCACATTGTTAAACACCAAGTTagaagtgtgtatgtgtgtgttactgagTGTAACCTGAGGCTATGGGCTCTCAGCTCTCTGCTGTTCCTCAGAGTTTCCAGATCATCGATGTCTCTGAACACTAAGAAGGCATCTTTACACTCCGGGTGGGTGTCAAACAGCCTCCAAAAATAGAAGAAGATACTGTTAATCCAATCATCCACCTATTATCTAAACACCGCTTCATCGTGtgtagggtcacggggggctggagcctatccaaGCTgacttaacctcagcatgtttttggacttccTCACAGCTCAAAGGTCCCCCGTTCACAtccctgggatctttctgcatggagtttgcatgttctccctgtgcctaggtgtgttttctctgggttctccagcttcctcccacagtccaaaagcacgatgaggttaactggtgattctaaactgtccgtagatgtgaatgtgtttgtgcttgtttgtctctatgtgtgatagactggtgatctgtccagggcgTCCCATGCCTTTGGCCCaagtcagttgggatagactccagccccctgcgacccgaaaggggattaagtggtgtatagataatggatggatggatggatggatggatggatggatggatggatggatggatggatggatggatggatggatggatgggagaacatgcagactccacacagaaagatcccaggctgggatTTAAACCCAGGAACCTATCTATTCTAATGACTGAAAATCAAACCATTGAACCTCCAGTGTGTCAGTTGTGTTCTCAGGGGTTGTGGGtcggagtgtttttcatttttgaaattgtGGTTTGGGGTGCTGTGGTCTCAGATGAACTGAGTCTGATCTGAAGCTCAGCCTCAttatctttgtgtttgtgttgctgttgcagATCAAAGGGCAGTGATGCTACAGAAATAGCAGCTTCAGAGAGACCACATTCTCATTACCCACAATCCTGCTGTGCTCTGACAGGAGGGAGGTAAAGAGCACATCGTCCAGTGAGATATGTGATGatggagacacaaaaaaaaaatgacaacaggtAGATGACAAAAATCCTGCTGTTTTATTAGTTAAAGTGATTATGTTTTAGGTTTAGCTGTGGGTTTAGTTGAAGCTCTTGTACAGACTCTGAAAGTCAACACAAGACTGACGAGCATTCAGCTGCTATGGCTGTAATAAAGCAAAGAAGATGAAGACTccaaaagtctttattttgtccAGAATCAGCACCGCTTCAGTTGCTCTGTGCATCATCTAACAATAGATACAAGAAAGATTTCAGTCTGATGTgactcattcatccaggtctaGAGCTAACACATATTCAGATTGTGTAAATGACTGGAACATTTCAGaaatgtttgttattttggataATCTGAAAAGGTTGCGTCGGCATGATTTGACGAAGAGCTGTAGGTCAGTGTCAGAAGAACAACTCATGCATTTAATGGTTAAATTGATTCATTAGAAACTTTAAATGATGTATATCAATTGCATTATGTAAGTTTTTAGCACAAACAGTCCTACAAACATACAAAAGTGACTAAATGATGTGACTAAAGAATTTTATAAAGCAGCCAGTGGATCAGCCCATCAGCATattcatattttggattttCCTGCTGCTCACATCCCACAATCTTTTCAAACTCGACCCTTCAGCCATCTGAAGTTCAGTGTTTACTTTCATGTTGGGATCTTCATCTTTTCTCACTCTGTCCAGGTCTGACTCCGCCCCTCTGGAATGGAGGAGTGGCTACAAGTATAGTGACCACGCCCCCTGCCTCATCACAGGGACCTTCACAAAGATTGGCTGAAAATAAAGGAGCCACGCTGGTCAGTGGGGTTTAAACTGCATCCATCACCTGTTCCTGTGGCTCCGCCTCTTCTACAGGTCCAcctggaaaaaacaaatcaccTGGTGATGTCACTGAGAACAGGTACATGCTGTTAAAAGCATAAAAGCCTGACATGCTATGGCGGGATGTCTTTAAAGAGTGTATTGTGCATATTGtatgtttaaaaattaattttaaggGTTTGCTATAATATGTTTGTATTCTTTAATGTTcaaatatacattatttttctcattctgtacattactgcagctcctcttttcactctgtttctgtctctttaaggtGTCCTTCTTGAAAAGCACAGTCTGTTCTGATTCATCAGCTGGTCCAATGAAAGCTAAATATTCTTAGTTATGTACCATAGCATCACACGTCTCACTATAGACAGTAAGATGTAGCcacagcagaagcagctctagtgAGGAGGTAATAGT contains the following coding sequences:
- the LOC111576874 gene encoding cytoglobin-2-like codes for the protein MQKDPRDVNGGPLSCEEVQKHAEVKLFDTHPECKDAFLVFRDIDDLETLRNSRELRAHSLSIMSFIEKTVARIDQDELLFELILDLGKKHYQYNVLPKYYQASLAEFIQAVQPVLKEHWSSDLEEAWKKLDS